A genomic window from Luteolibacter sp. LG18 includes:
- the ilvD gene encoding dihydroxy-acid dehydratase: protein MSDSTRTFSSLMLDGPDRAPSRAMLYAVGFEKQDFQKPIIGIASTWSEVTPCNIHINKLAEESSKGADAAGGKAIIFNTITISDGISMGTEGMKYSLVSREVIADSIETVVGCEGMDGFVAIGGCDKNMPACVMAMARLNRPSVFVYGGTILPGCATIKGDKKNLDIVSVFEAVGKHANGEYSDEELETVESCAIPGPGSCGGMYTANTMASAIEALGMSLPNSSSQAAISDDKLRDCFDAGAAVLHLLNNNIRPRDIMTKEAFENAITVLISLGGSTNAALHLPAMAHAAGVDISLDDFERIGKRVPLLADLKPSGKYSMAELVAIGGTLPLMKMLLDAGLLHGDCLTVTGRTLRENIEKLAKPYPEGQEIIRPLSNPIKKDSHLRILYGNLAEGGAVAKITGKEGELFTGKARVFNSEDDAMKAILAKQIKPGDVIVIRMEGPKGGPGMREMLGPTSAIMGLGLGKTVALITDGRFSGGSHGFVVGHITPEAFVGGTIALLKDGDEITIDAQKNRLDVKLSAEELATRKAAWVQPEPRYRRGVLAKYAKLVTSASEGAVTDKGL, encoded by the coding sequence ATGTCCGATTCCACCCGCACGTTCTCCAGTTTGATGCTCGACGGCCCCGACCGCGCGCCCAGCCGCGCGATGCTGTATGCCGTCGGATTCGAAAAGCAGGATTTCCAGAAGCCCATCATCGGCATCGCCTCCACCTGGAGCGAGGTCACCCCGTGCAACATCCACATCAACAAGCTCGCCGAGGAATCCTCGAAGGGCGCGGATGCGGCGGGTGGCAAGGCAATCATCTTCAACACCATCACCATCTCGGACGGCATCTCCATGGGCACCGAGGGGATGAAGTACTCGCTGGTGTCCCGCGAGGTGATCGCGGACTCGATCGAGACCGTGGTCGGCTGCGAGGGCATGGACGGCTTCGTGGCGATCGGCGGCTGTGACAAGAACATGCCCGCCTGCGTGATGGCGATGGCCCGCCTGAACCGCCCGTCCGTGTTCGTCTACGGCGGCACCATCCTTCCCGGCTGCGCCACCATCAAGGGCGACAAGAAGAACCTCGACATCGTTTCCGTGTTCGAAGCCGTGGGCAAGCACGCCAACGGCGAATACTCCGATGAGGAGCTGGAAACGGTGGAGTCCTGCGCGATTCCCGGCCCGGGTTCCTGCGGTGGCATGTACACCGCGAACACCATGGCCTCCGCCATCGAGGCGCTCGGCATGTCGCTGCCGAACAGCTCGTCCCAGGCCGCGATCTCGGACGACAAGCTGCGCGATTGCTTCGACGCCGGTGCCGCCGTGCTGCACCTGCTCAACAACAACATCCGCCCGCGCGACATCATGACCAAGGAGGCGTTCGAGAACGCCATCACCGTCCTCATCTCGCTCGGCGGTTCCACCAATGCCGCGCTGCACCTTCCCGCCATGGCCCACGCCGCCGGGGTGGACATCTCGCTGGATGACTTCGAGCGCATCGGCAAGCGCGTGCCGCTGCTCGCGGACCTGAAGCCATCCGGCAAGTACTCGATGGCCGAACTGGTCGCCATCGGCGGCACCCTGCCGCTGATGAAGATGCTGCTGGATGCCGGACTGCTCCACGGCGATTGCCTCACCGTCACCGGCCGCACGCTGCGCGAGAACATCGAGAAGCTCGCGAAGCCCTATCCGGAAGGGCAGGAAATCATCCGCCCGCTCTCCAACCCGATCAAGAAGGACAGCCACCTGCGCATCCTCTACGGGAACCTCGCCGAAGGCGGCGCGGTGGCGAAGATCACCGGCAAGGAAGGCGAGCTCTTCACCGGCAAGGCCCGCGTGTTCAACTCCGAGGACGACGCCATGAAGGCCATCCTCGCCAAGCAGATCAAACCCGGCGACGTGATCGTCATCCGCATGGAGGGACCGAAGGGTGGTCCGGGCATGCGCGAGATGCTCGGGCCGACCAGCGCCATCATGGGCCTCGGCCTCGGCAAGACGGTCGCCCTGATCACGGACGGCCGTTTCTCCGGCGGCAGCCACGGTTTCGTGGTGGGCCACATCACCCCGGAAGCCTTCGTCGGCGGCACCATCGCCCTGCTCAAGGACGGTGACGAGATCACCATCGACGCGCAGAAGAACCGCCTCGACGTGAAGCTCAGCGCCGAGGAACTGGCCACCCGCAAGGCCGCCTGGGTCCAGCCGGAGCCGCGCTACCGCCGTGGCGTGCTGGCGAAATACGCCAAGCTCGTCACCAGCGCCAGCGAAGGCGCCGTGACCGACAAGGGCCTCTGA
- a CDS encoding DUF3160 domain-containing protein, with translation MKWMLAAALLVVPLQAQEKKTWSMSAEDEKQLEREKILITPNTYKRIDHAYRGTGGEFITSDTVIAAWNVLLGQSLQLLDRRCAAVLAEDLDVALKSLPTEPPEVMKREDFDAALRKARLILGVACRLDGGAWKAGDAELDNLIAEEAKRIESAQGSTLPGWLTQGEATPVRAFDYAVFKPMAAYAGVEAMERHYRTVRWLQYASLAPSNTVNQITNKLLQEATKRRQSFEVFSGTTEMLFGPMLEDEKEFARLSVIAPGRGLDVRLFEMSTTVQRPWPDPVEVMALAGMPAAGKMLASEATVTSAIAVVRSNSESWPVPLVQSYLGAMGALSDTAADDLPAFMKSEAWQRKSLNTGLAGWAQFCHATALNRGIAMSPFGMVQDPPRSFVEPNPEFFHRFGLLVSEAIQGVLRLEGQSRKPEITDEIEFQMTVQKWLGLKDLCQDLENLAHKQLRGLDLSTRDQQLLDGFGPRLGHYLERGQEADDEAPRVAVGYSRPGVGVLLVGTGRPQQILVRYPWKGKELVCHGAVLPFRSMQSDRVLSDQEWKELLDSPQAPKPPEWLKPILAK, from the coding sequence ATGAAATGGATGCTCGCCGCCGCCTTGCTCGTTGTCCCGTTGCAGGCTCAGGAGAAAAAAACGTGGAGCATGTCGGCGGAGGACGAGAAGCAATTGGAGCGCGAGAAGATCCTCATCACGCCCAACACCTACAAGCGGATCGATCACGCCTACCGTGGGACGGGCGGGGAATTCATCACCAGTGACACGGTGATCGCCGCTTGGAACGTGCTGCTGGGGCAGTCGCTGCAACTGCTGGACCGGCGTTGCGCGGCGGTCCTGGCGGAGGATTTGGATGTTGCCTTGAAATCCCTGCCCACCGAACCGCCGGAAGTGATGAAGCGCGAGGATTTCGACGCCGCCTTGCGCAAGGCGAGGTTGATTCTGGGAGTGGCCTGCAGGTTGGACGGAGGGGCTTGGAAAGCGGGGGACGCGGAGCTCGATAACCTGATTGCGGAGGAGGCGAAGCGGATCGAAAGCGCGCAGGGCTCAACCTTGCCGGGCTGGCTGACACAGGGGGAAGCCACCCCTGTCCGGGCGTTCGATTATGCGGTGTTCAAGCCGATGGCGGCTTATGCGGGTGTCGAGGCAATGGAGCGTCACTACCGGACGGTACGATGGTTGCAGTATGCGTCCTTGGCACCCAGCAACACGGTCAACCAGATCACGAACAAGCTGCTTCAGGAGGCAACCAAGCGGCGACAATCATTCGAGGTTTTCTCCGGAACCACGGAAATGCTTTTCGGGCCCATGCTGGAGGACGAAAAGGAATTCGCGAGACTCTCGGTGATTGCCCCGGGGAGAGGGCTGGATGTCAGGCTTTTCGAGATGAGCACCACGGTCCAGCGTCCCTGGCCCGATCCCGTGGAGGTGATGGCACTGGCGGGCATGCCTGCGGCCGGGAAGATGCTTGCATCGGAGGCCACCGTGACGAGCGCGATCGCGGTGGTCCGGTCCAATTCCGAGTCCTGGCCCGTGCCGCTTGTCCAATCCTACCTCGGCGCCATGGGTGCCTTGTCGGATACCGCGGCGGACGATTTGCCCGCGTTCATGAAATCGGAGGCATGGCAGAGGAAGAGTCTCAACACCGGGTTGGCCGGCTGGGCGCAGTTTTGCCACGCGACGGCGTTGAACCGCGGTATCGCGATGAGTCCGTTCGGCATGGTGCAGGATCCTCCCCGATCCTTCGTGGAGCCGAACCCCGAGTTCTTCCATCGATTCGGGCTGTTGGTTTCAGAGGCGATCCAAGGGGTTCTCCGGCTCGAAGGTCAATCCCGCAAACCGGAAATCACCGATGAGATCGAATTCCAAATGACGGTCCAAAAATGGCTGGGATTGAAAGACCTCTGCCAGGATCTGGAGAACCTTGCCCACAAGCAGTTGAGGGGGCTCGACCTTTCAACGAGGGATCAACAGCTTCTCGACGGGTTTGGGCCGCGCTTGGGTCACTATTTGGAGCGGGGCCAGGAAGCTGACGATGAGGCCCCGCGGGTGGCGGTGGGATACAGCCGGCCCGGTGTCGGCGTCCTGCTCGTGGGCACGGGACGTCCGCAGCAGATCCTCGTCCGCTATCCATGGAAGGGGAAGGAACTCGTCTGCCATGGCGCGGTGCTGCCGTTCCGCTCGATGCAATCGGACCGGGTGCTTTCCGACCAGGAGTGGAAGGAGTTGCTCGACAGCCCGCAGGCTCCGAAGCCACCGGAGTGGTTGAAGCCGATTCTGGCGAAATGA
- a CDS encoding beta-1,3-glucanase family protein, producing MILSLNAWCRSVWGLAMVSPALAGVDLTFDNLSGLPPAEVHVMFGGMSTADFSGTCHGQALEVKRDYTLADFGGQPVTISRLWGGKIFISYGAGLIAGSPHPGYPDFQPLSGDPATKVRWDKIELSYWDGHHSGVNLSAADFYSIPMAVTTTRAGAPVKSIGWSKVTPSRTVYRRLVELTDGSATQSNCLVEAAGTAIPYGVSVPVNGVEKKLVRIISPANVRLDQPNPYPAIAVPVGSTAWITGTYGGVGGNATATLPGIAYAWQTYDFTSRVAANGDLMLTGSGSLTGNVVLTVKAGDVAQGMYSSAPPYYLSSTGSLAHDNTNCVYDAVLSDVIAAYNLGLVSTTTPDPRPQANVSGLPMGTMTSDAWFSRGPQYGLNPQLKPAWLFGFLQADPARYNRYASYLSSVTDAYSFPYTDKTAAPFLELLTPGQEATAPTGMTITLLPDDPSTLTYEGWKTAHFGAAVATPATSGDLADPDGDGLENLLEYVLGTDPLVAGPGFAASSYFSSGTVEWTCDLNAGATGIQVSVEGSADLQTWTDVAAECAVLSNQDGVKKVKFTVRTGGALRQMFRLKARR from the coding sequence ATGATTCTTTCCTTGAACGCGTGGTGCCGGTCCGTCTGGGGACTGGCGATGGTGTCTCCGGCCTTGGCGGGGGTGGACCTGACTTTCGACAACCTCAGCGGCCTGCCGCCCGCGGAGGTGCATGTGATGTTCGGCGGGATGAGCACGGCGGATTTCTCCGGCACCTGCCATGGGCAGGCGCTGGAGGTGAAGCGGGACTACACGCTGGCGGACTTCGGCGGCCAGCCGGTGACGATCTCGCGGCTGTGGGGAGGGAAAATCTTCATCTCCTACGGAGCCGGGCTGATCGCGGGATCGCCGCATCCCGGCTACCCGGACTTCCAGCCGCTCAGCGGCGATCCGGCGACGAAGGTGCGCTGGGACAAGATCGAGCTGTCCTACTGGGACGGCCACCACAGCGGCGTGAACCTGTCCGCGGCGGATTTCTACAGCATCCCGATGGCGGTCACCACCACCCGCGCGGGCGCGCCGGTGAAGTCGATCGGCTGGAGCAAGGTCACGCCGAGCCGGACGGTTTACCGTCGGCTGGTGGAGCTCACGGATGGCTCGGCGACGCAGTCGAACTGCCTCGTCGAGGCCGCCGGGACGGCGATTCCCTATGGCGTGTCCGTGCCGGTGAACGGGGTGGAGAAGAAATTGGTGCGGATCATCAGCCCGGCGAACGTCCGACTCGATCAGCCGAACCCGTATCCGGCCATCGCCGTGCCGGTGGGCTCCACCGCGTGGATCACCGGGACCTATGGCGGTGTGGGAGGAAACGCCACCGCCACCCTGCCGGGCATCGCCTATGCCTGGCAGACCTACGACTTCACCTCGCGGGTGGCGGCCAATGGCGACCTGATGCTGACCGGTTCCGGCAGCCTGACCGGCAACGTGGTGCTCACGGTGAAGGCGGGGGATGTGGCGCAGGGGATGTATTCCAGCGCGCCTCCCTACTATCTTTCCAGTACCGGAAGCCTGGCGCACGACAACACCAACTGCGTCTACGACGCCGTGCTTTCGGACGTGATCGCGGCCTACAATCTGGGGTTGGTCAGCACCACCACCCCCGATCCGCGGCCGCAGGCGAACGTTTCCGGCCTGCCGATGGGCACGATGACGAGCGATGCCTGGTTCAGCCGCGGGCCGCAATACGGGCTCAACCCGCAGTTGAAACCGGCGTGGCTGTTCGGCTTCCTGCAGGCCGATCCGGCGCGCTACAACCGCTACGCCTCCTACCTTTCCAGTGTCACGGACGCGTATTCCTTTCCCTACACGGACAAGACCGCGGCCCCGTTCCTGGAGCTGCTCACGCCGGGGCAGGAGGCCACGGCACCCACCGGGATGACCATCACGCTGCTGCCGGACGATCCTTCCACGCTGACGTATGAGGGATGGAAGACCGCCCATTTCGGAGCGGCGGTTGCGACCCCGGCCACTTCAGGAGATCTGGCGGACCCGGACGGGGATGGGTTGGAGAACCTGCTCGAGTATGTGCTCGGGACCGATCCTTTGGTCGCGGGTCCCGGTTTCGCGGCATCTTCCTACTTCTCCAGCGGTACGGTGGAATGGACCTGCGACTTGAACGCCGGTGCCACCGGTATCCAGGTATCGGTGGAAGGGAGCGCGGATCTGCAAACGTGGACCGACGTTGCGGCGGAGTGCGCCGTTCTTTCGAATCAGGATGGCGTGAAGAAGGTGAAATTCACCGTGCGCACCGGCGGAGCCCTGCGCCAGATGTTCCGGCTGAAGGCGAGGCGGTGA
- a CDS encoding autotransporter-associated beta strand repeat-containing protein: MKAHRLFSRASTLICLALLAPSLHATVFTWDAGTNSNWDTTTTNWTAAIWGNATGDQAVFGATGIGTITLTTAVNANALTFNNAGYTISGNTITLSGTTPALVANADASISSALVGTLGTTAATGLTKTGTGTLTLSGVNTYTGYTTISAGTVAYTGSGALTSTATAGGLNLGTASGSRAVLNLGSSGTVNHYGSVNLGGTGASANGAGAINQTSGSTGWMNNAAYLMVGNGGYGSYSISGGTMNIPGSSGIRVGDNTAGLGVFNQSGGTVTSTRYFVVGGNQGTAPSGVATITGGTLNGPSGSFWFILGNGGTAKGVMNIGTAAGGNGTVVANSANGIQTGGAGTPTGILNLNSGTVQFNAGSINRTGTATGTLNLNGGTLKANAAGLTLIDNTMNTINVYNGGLTVDSQTFTATISGNLQTATGNGIYPSGGTISVPSAGGAGYIGAPLVAVTTSGTGTGAMANAVVTGGVVTGVTLTCPGKGYLAGDTVTFSFSGGGSTTAATAYIYTLTAADLAANGSGLITKSGTGTLTLSGTNTIAGGTVNAGTLVLAGPNTWSGTATVNGGTLQIGNGGTTGSLNTPITNNGNVTINRSDAVTLSNTITGNGSVTKAGSNTLTLDYSSSNTSKLPDGGTLILTAGTLDLSGGSHNEIVAGTTINGSVSLTRTSGTATIALGTITRVSGQLDIGGLGIATTTSPNVNGILPGVTILGQQAANDGNGNIIVYSAFTDIFRLGGIITSDASRNIRILNGGTTGPVILAATGTTDISSLNNTSTDGAATVSVGTGNTLRVGPSGSIGAATGTAGLTLTDGTLTAGGADNTAGSLALGNASTIPASISSIIADNGTGSVSVSKTGIGTITLTGADSYTGATVIGAGTLNIQSATALGTTAAGTTVASGAALEIQGGITIGAETLSIAGTGDSGNGALRNVSGTNIYGGAVTLTGSTQIQSDAGSLTLSSALSVSTGQTLTKTGAGTLVLNGGAAANMLPTTIIVNQGLVQVGAGAFGTDKILGTGSVTVNAGAALEVTSPHALGGDNVTFNDSVTINGGTLTLTREQYFNVVTFNGATVNGVNEFRTSAASNIAITGTTATTISAKVSLVNTGNFNVADVTANTAADLAISGTVSNTGGLTKTGTGTLLLTGTNTWSGTTTISAGTLQIGDGGASGTPGTGNITNNAALVLNRDATSTITIAGNLTGTGTVTQNGAGKTILTGANTWSGLTTLAAGTLQVGNGGATGSLGSNGVVNNGVLVFNRDATTNLTVASAISGTGTVIQNGVGKTILSGANTYSGDTTVNAGILSFTNPTLADSSILNVADSGATVELNFTGTDTVGQLFIGGVQQASGTWGSPASTADHKDARFTGTGILQVTAGGSPYAVWASTKGLTAGTNNGLSDDPDHDGRNNLYEFAFDGNPMSSTNDGRIVTKVATVGSQSVLTITLPVRNGTLFNGGPGEETSTMQDGVVYRIQGGIDLTDWSVNVDPVTNPTDIANVQGTLPVDKPLDGGWSYRSFYIPFSSPIDNSRVFIRATVSDTP; the protein is encoded by the coding sequence ATGAAAGCCCACCGTCTTTTCTCCCGCGCGTCCACCCTCATCTGCCTCGCGCTGCTCGCCCCTTCGCTCCACGCCACGGTCTTCACCTGGGACGCCGGCACCAATTCGAACTGGGACACCACCACCACCAACTGGACCGCCGCCATCTGGGGCAATGCCACCGGTGACCAAGCTGTCTTCGGCGCGACCGGCATCGGCACCATCACGCTGACCACCGCGGTCAACGCGAACGCCCTGACCTTCAACAACGCGGGCTATACGATCAGCGGCAACACCATCACTCTTTCCGGCACCACTCCGGCGCTCGTCGCCAACGCCGATGCCTCCATCTCCTCGGCGCTCGTCGGCACCCTTGGTACCACCGCCGCCACCGGCCTCACCAAAACCGGCACCGGCACCCTGACTTTGTCAGGCGTAAACACTTACACGGGCTACACCACCATCAGTGCTGGCACGGTGGCCTATACGGGTTCTGGTGCCCTCACCAGCACCGCTACGGCGGGCGGCCTGAACCTGGGCACCGCTTCCGGCAGCCGTGCGGTCCTGAACCTTGGTTCCTCCGGAACCGTGAATCACTATGGCTCGGTCAACCTCGGCGGTACCGGAGCCTCCGCGAACGGAGCTGGCGCGATCAACCAGACCTCCGGTTCCACGGGTTGGATGAACAACGCGGCCTACCTGATGGTCGGCAACGGCGGCTACGGCTCCTACTCCATCTCCGGTGGCACGATGAATATCCCGGGCTCTTCGGGCATCCGGGTTGGAGACAACACCGCTGGTCTCGGAGTGTTCAACCAGAGCGGCGGAACGGTGACCAGCACCCGCTATTTCGTCGTCGGCGGCAACCAAGGCACCGCACCCTCCGGTGTGGCGACCATCACCGGCGGAACCTTGAACGGGCCCTCCGGCAGCTTTTGGTTCATCCTCGGCAACGGCGGCACCGCCAAGGGTGTGATGAACATCGGCACTGCCGCAGGTGGCAACGGCACGGTGGTGGCCAACAGCGCGAACGGAATCCAAACCGGAGGTGCGGGAACCCCGACCGGTATCCTGAACCTCAACAGCGGCACGGTTCAATTCAACGCCGGCAGCATCAACCGAACCGGAACCGCCACCGGCACCCTGAATCTCAATGGTGGCACCCTGAAGGCGAATGCCGCCGGCCTCACGCTCATCGACAACACGATGAACACCATCAACGTCTACAACGGCGGCTTGACGGTGGACAGCCAGACCTTCACCGCCACGATTTCCGGCAATCTCCAGACCGCTACTGGAAACGGCATTTATCCAAGCGGAGGCACCATCTCCGTTCCCTCCGCCGGAGGTGCCGGTTACATCGGAGCGCCACTCGTCGCCGTGACCACCAGCGGCACCGGCACCGGTGCGATGGCAAATGCGGTGGTGACCGGCGGAGTGGTGACCGGCGTGACTCTCACCTGCCCGGGCAAGGGTTACCTCGCCGGGGACACCGTCACCTTCTCCTTCTCCGGCGGCGGTTCCACCACCGCCGCCACAGCCTACATTTACACACTCACTGCGGCGGACCTGGCGGCCAACGGCTCCGGACTCATCACCAAGAGCGGAACCGGCACTCTCACCCTCAGCGGCACCAACACCATCGCCGGTGGCACGGTCAATGCGGGCACGCTGGTCCTCGCCGGTCCCAACACCTGGTCCGGCACCGCCACCGTCAACGGCGGCACCCTCCAGATCGGCAATGGCGGCACCACCGGCTCGCTCAACACGCCGATCACCAACAACGGCAACGTGACCATCAACCGCTCCGATGCCGTCACGCTGAGCAATACCATCACCGGCAATGGCAGCGTCACCAAGGCCGGCTCGAACACCCTCACGCTCGATTATTCCTCGTCGAATACCTCGAAGCTCCCGGACGGAGGCACGCTCATCCTCACCGCGGGCACCCTCGATCTCTCCGGTGGCAGCCACAACGAAATCGTCGCCGGCACCACCATCAACGGCTCCGTCTCGCTCACCCGCACCTCCGGCACCGCGACCATCGCGCTCGGCACGATCACCCGCGTGAGCGGCCAGCTCGACATCGGCGGCCTCGGCATCGCCACCACCACCTCGCCGAACGTCAATGGCATCCTCCCCGGTGTCACCATCCTCGGCCAGCAGGCCGCGAACGATGGCAATGGCAACATCATCGTTTACTCCGCCTTCACCGATATCTTCCGTCTCGGTGGCATCATCACCTCGGATGCCAGCCGGAACATCCGCATCCTCAATGGTGGCACCACCGGTCCGGTCATCCTGGCCGCCACCGGGACCACCGACATCAGCTCGCTGAACAATACCTCCACCGATGGTGCCGCCACCGTCTCGGTCGGCACCGGCAATACCCTGCGGGTCGGACCTTCCGGCAGCATCGGCGCGGCCACCGGCACGGCCGGACTCACCCTCACCGATGGCACCCTCACCGCGGGCGGCGCGGACAACACCGCCGGTTCCCTCGCCCTCGGCAATGCCTCCACCATACCGGCCTCGATCAGCTCCATCATCGCCGACAACGGCACCGGCAGCGTGAGCGTCAGCAAGACCGGCATCGGCACTATCACCCTCACCGGTGCCGATTCCTACACCGGAGCCACCGTCATCGGAGCGGGCACGCTGAACATCCAAAGCGCCACCGCCCTCGGCACCACCGCCGCGGGAACCACGGTCGCGTCCGGCGCGGCGCTCGAAATCCAGGGCGGCATCACCATCGGAGCCGAAACCCTGTCCATCGCCGGCACCGGTGATTCGGGCAATGGCGCGCTGCGGAATGTGAGCGGCACCAACATCTATGGCGGCGCGGTGACCCTCACCGGTTCCACCCAGATCCAGAGCGATGCCGGAAGCCTGACCCTCAGCTCCGCCCTCTCCGTGAGCACGGGGCAGACCCTCACCAAGACCGGCGCGGGCACTCTCGTCCTCAATGGCGGGGCGGCCGCCAACATGCTGCCCACCACCATCATCGTGAACCAGGGACTCGTCCAGGTCGGAGCGGGTGCGTTCGGAACCGACAAGATCCTTGGCACCGGCTCGGTGACCGTGAACGCGGGAGCGGCTCTCGAAGTCACATCTCCGCACGCGCTTGGTGGTGACAACGTCACCTTCAACGATTCGGTCACGATCAACGGCGGCACCCTCACCCTGACCCGCGAGCAGTATTTCAACGTGGTCACGTTCAACGGAGCTACGGTAAACGGCGTAAATGAATTCCGCACCAGCGCGGCGAGCAACATCGCCATCACCGGCACAACCGCGACCACCATCAGCGCCAAGGTGAGCCTCGTGAACACCGGCAACTTCAACGTCGCCGATGTCACCGCCAACACCGCCGCCGACCTCGCGATCAGCGGCACGGTCTCGAACACCGGCGGCCTCACCAAAACCGGCACCGGCACCCTCCTGCTCACCGGCACCAACACCTGGTCCGGGACCACCACCATCAGCGCGGGCACCCTCCAGATCGGAGACGGCGGGGCCTCCGGCACCCCGGGCACCGGCAACATCACCAACAACGCCGCCCTCGTTCTCAACCGCGACGCCACCTCCACCATCACCATCGCCGGCAATCTCACCGGCACCGGCACGGTCACCCAGAACGGCGCGGGCAAGACCATCCTCACCGGCGCCAACACCTGGTCCGGCCTCACCACCCTCGCCGCGGGCACCCTCCAGGTCGGCAATGGCGGGGCCACTGGCTCGCTCGGCTCAAACGGAGTGGTGAACAACGGCGTGCTCGTCTTCAACCGCGACGCGACCACCAACCTCACCGTGGCCAGTGCCATCTCCGGCACCGGCACCGTGATCCAGAACGGCGTGGGCAAGACGATCCTCTCCGGTGCGAACACCTACTCCGGTGACACCACCGTGAACGCCGGCATCCTGTCGTTCACCAATCCCACGCTCGCGGACTCCTCCATCCTGAACGTCGCCGACTCCGGTGCCACGGTGGAGCTGAACTTCACCGGCACCGACACCGTCGGACAGCTCTTCATCGGCGGTGTCCAGCAGGCATCCGGCACCTGGGGTTCGCCTGCCTCCACCGCGGACCACAAGGACGCCCGCTTCACCGGTACCGGCATCCTGCAGGTGACCGCGGGCGGCTCGCCTTACGCCGTCTGGGCATCCACGAAAGGACTCACCGCGGGCACCAACAATGGCCTGTCCGACGACCCGGACCACGACGGTCGCAACAACCTGTATGAGTTCGCGTTCGATGGCAATCCGATGTCCTCCACCAACGACGGCCGGATCGTGACCAAGGTCGCGACGGTGGGCTCGCAATCGGTGCTCACCATCACCCTCCCCGTGCGCAATGGCACCCTTTTCAACGGAGGCCCCGGTGAAGAAACCTCCACCATGCAGGATGGCGTGGTCTATCGCATCCAAGGCGGCATCGACCTGACCGATTGGTCCGTCAATGTGGACCCGGTCACCAATCCCACCGACATCGCCAACGTCCAGGGCACCTTGCCCGTGGACAAGCCGCTGGATGGCGGCTGGAGCTACCGGTCCTTCTACATTCCATTCTCCAGTCCGATCGACAACAGCCGGGTGTTCATCCGCGCCACCGTTTCGGACACCCCCTGA
- a CDS encoding sigma-70 family RNA polymerase sigma factor yields MQTDLAAPEEDSLDEFVRELTHCQVDLFYLIRTLSGDFDAASDIRQAVNIVLWKKRSEFTLGSSFRNWAFQVARFEVKHYLRTRSRSRVVAFDEALLDLFATEFPAVVDELPERRRALTDCLSQVTEKDSELIRHRYWSSQSLEDLARSTNRSVGTLKARLHQLRASLKRCIESKLQPELP; encoded by the coding sequence ATGCAGACCGACCTCGCAGCACCCGAAGAGGACAGCCTGGACGAATTCGTCCGTGAGCTGACCCATTGCCAGGTCGACCTGTTCTATTTGATCCGGACCCTTTCGGGGGATTTCGATGCCGCTTCCGATATCCGGCAGGCGGTGAACATCGTGCTTTGGAAAAAACGCAGCGAGTTCACCCTGGGTTCAAGTTTCAGAAACTGGGCTTTCCAAGTCGCCCGGTTCGAAGTGAAGCATTACCTCCGCACCCGCAGCCGGTCCCGTGTCGTCGCATTCGATGAGGCCCTCCTTGACCTCTTCGCCACGGAGTTTCCCGCCGTCGTCGACGAACTCCCCGAGCGCCGTCGGGCGCTGACGGACTGCCTGTCGCAGGTGACCGAAAAAGACTCCGAACTCATCCGCCATCGCTATTGGTCGAGCCAGTCTTTGGAGGATCTCGCCCGCAGCACCAACCGCAGCGTCGGCACCCTGAAGGCCCGCCTTCACCAGCTCCGGGCATCGCTGAAGCGGTGCATCGAAAGCAAACTCCAACCGGAACTGCCATGA